Within Vanessa atalanta chromosome 11, ilVanAtal1.2, whole genome shotgun sequence, the genomic segment tcgaataataatagtaaaatctcTGGCTAAGGTTGACAAAAAGTTAGTAAAACAATTAGCTAGAAGGAAGTATATGAATCGCATTAAGCGAGATCCTCAGAATTGGTAGAAATCAAAGAAAAAGATCGTCTAATGTATACAAGGAAGGCTCTAGGTATTGAAAAACATAGAAGATATGACCCAAAAAGAGAAAGAATCAGTAAGAAAACGCTGGAAGCAAAATTCTGATTGCTATAGCAAAAGGAAAGGCAACAAAAAAAGATTACTGCAATTCGCAATGCATTTGCGTAATCTttctatatattacaaatttcatacaatatataaaaaagtgttaatggtaaaatttatatgttattggtCACCAGTGTCCGTCCAAAGCGGTCCCGCGTCAGAGAAGAGGCAGGTGTTAGATAGCAGGGCCTTACGTAGGTGCTCCTTTTTTAATTGCCattgaaaatagtttttcagAAGTTTAAATTGTCTTCAACTActacgcatttataattaaaatgtataaatattaaaataaataattttcaacgcAAAGCAGAATACGAAGTGAAATGACGCAATTggtctatattttaaaaatatattttctttttttccgGGTTTGAAGAATTAAGTaagttattgattaaaatatacaacattaaattattttgtttgtttttttttttatatttatttccttttcctTTACAATATTGTACCTTATTGTAAATTTCTGGTaactgaaatttaatataaatgcatgtaataattaatactcaTGTAGATGTTAGTTCATAGCGCTTTAAGGCATGACtgtgcatttaaataaaataaatcgggTACTgttatttgaacatttttacatttagtttCAGAAAATAATCACGTGAACGTCATAACAACGGAAACGAGCGATGCGGTGATTGATAACGGTTCAGATGATGACGTCATCGAAGTCGTGAGGGACGAGGCGCCCATCGAAATACTGTCAGACGGTGAAGAAATGGAAATCGAGAAATCTAAGCAAGCAAATGTGTCCTTTTCTCAACATTTCAACTTCGCCGCGCCAAATACTCCAGCGGAAACGACATTAGACGAGAGAGAATTAAGTGAGCAAGAAGATCCACTTAAAAGTAATTTCTGTGAAATTGAAAACACTTTTACGATGTCAGCACATGAAACGAACGCAGTACCAGTCATCACTCGCACCGCATCTTTAGAAGACCTGGCTAAGGCAGATGACAAATCGAACCATGACAGCAGCGGTGAAAACTGTTTTATAAACGTGACTGACGTTGGGAACAGCTCAGAAAACGAGGCGGAGCAACTTAAACAAAAAGTGCaacaagatttaaatttaaatttagaaaaagatCAATCATTAAACATTAATGTATCGGACGTTCCTATAGATAACTCATTAGCCAATACGATGACTAGCGACAGTGAGAGAATGCAGTagtcgttattttataatttagctcCACGGTCAATAttgaatttatcaaaataatagttttgataACTTTGACTATCAAAGTTCATGATTCACACcagtatttttaatgataaaataatctttacataTATGTGTTAGTAgaactgatattatattattagcattgttataaatttacatcacataatataatgttaagaaAATAGTGTTTTGTTTTCGTTAGGTTTTTCGTTCATCTTGATCTGAATGTATTTCATGTTGATGGCTCCTGAGATCCGTTATCGAATAGACAATGTATCGATGTAACTTTGAAGAAATATCACCAACATTTGATTGTCCTAGTACCgaactgtaatattaaatataacatcgcTGTGTTAACTTACAATTCATGTTATAATTTAGACgctaaatgattttttttaataatttataagacatCATCTAAATATGGTTTTTTCAAGCAGGATTCCATCGTGAAAGACTCAAAGAAAGCAATAAATGTAAtcgttattttcattttcttatttcaatttcaaatttatgtcAACTGCTAATGTTTGCAGTGAGCAACTGCACAGGGTCGTATTCTCTCAGCGACCGAAAGTTTAAACGAAAACTAAACAATGATTTATCTAACGCCAGCTCCGATTAAGCcgataattttctaaaattgatattgtattaggttacttagatttttttttcttaaatagcaACTAATGACTGTGACATACCTACGAGCTTTTATTTAATGCCACCGAAGATTAACCTAATGTATTGTTCCAACTATCcgattgaaaaattttaaacaaaattttggtCATGTGACCTCAGTTTTATAgaacaaaaggcagatggattaaaattatttttgatatgtaAAAAGTTCTGCCGCTttgattatcaattatttaaagagTTTGTTACGTTTTCCACTACCGGTAATTATCATTcgtttttgattttgtattcgcttttattgcTTCACTTTAATGTTCCGCGCGCTCGATCTCCCTTTGTTCTAAAatctgaatttataaaatttaatgtagtgAGTGTCATttcattctttttaatttgattttaattatctgtaataaGTTTtagtagataatataaaatggtgTAAGTTAATTAGCTTTtaacaactttaattttaatttgacaattgtTATTTTGGATTCATTCGAGCCTtgcgattttaattaaaaacaagtaaaaatatCATTCCTATTATTGACCCCAAAGCTTGCAGTAACTATGTCTAAGACTAATTTGAAGATATGAAAAATGAAGTCGTTTTCTAAGTTTgcaaggaaaataaatatatgattttaactaATACAGGATTTATAGTTATTGCCGAATTATTCTCTTCATACTGGATCACTGGCTTccattatttcttaattttcatacaacatataattaaaaagaatgtCTGTATGTATGCTTCAAATAACATGTATATCATAACCTaagtgaattaattaattcattcatttatagCCAGATTCAGTCGAGTATAGTTAACAATTCTAACGATACATCCTAATCTGTTCAGACATTTAAAAGTTGTGGTGGAATAAAGAAacgcacatacatacatacatagaaaaagatactaaaatgtaaacatgtcatttttttaaagtcgAAAACAAAGGTTTTGATGAATACATCCAATACAGCGAAAAGGTTTATCACTTTGAATGAATTTCATCTCATTGTTCATTTCTATTGACTTACtgttatatattctaatataaagGATATAAAGATGAAACGAATTATTTccttatgttttaattatgatattaaaatagatcTGATTTCAGCCGGCTTCGGGGCTCGATATGTGACGATGAGAGGTCGAAGGGTTCTCATGATCGGTAACCATCGGTTCATGAGGCACTATGACGGTAGAGGTGGTCGGACTAGATGGCGGTGTTGCAAATCGTTCAATCGTTGCCGAGCAATCGCCATCACGTCTGGAGACGTAATCAAGAAACTTAAAAACTTCCATAATCATTGATTTGTTTACTTAAACTACATGTACATACAATcatgagaatattaaaaaatgttcttaatataATGTTGATTGACTAAAGGTTGTAGtcgatgtttttataaattttatatttttcgttatttacaatttttataagtaaacgaAATCTCAGAACGTTAAAAGTAACAGGTTTACTTTAACTGTTAtaactgtttatatattatgtaccgaTACGTATATCTTaagagatttatatttaaataattctccatgaccattacttaatttaattagttccTTTCAATGTGAGACATTTCGGTGCATGTTATTTGTAAAGGTTCTCCTTTTtgaaattcagaaaaaaaaacgtattttgttAACATATCGCCATAATCAGTGGTTTTTTTAAGATAGCAATcacaatctaaatataatatttcttaatttgaaCATCGTTagtcttttaaaaatacttttttttttgttttacatttatatattgtcgTTAAATTTTTTACTCGTACTGTATCGTTGTATTAATGCTTAACTTTATTAGcttattaacttaaatttaaatgccTATTAGTAATAAGTGAAACGAAatgtttagtataattttagaattaataaaaatattagtgtcATTAAGCAAACACCATGTACATAAAGCTACGTAGAAATTGATTTTTAGATCAACTTAAACTGccactaaaataatttagtaaataaagtattaactgATTCATTTTACTAAAACTatctactatatttattttatgaataatcttTATAAGGCTATCGAACTCACCCCTTTGCTTGTATTggccataataaataattaaaaaaacacaaattggAGCCATTATTGGTTATTATATGAAAGTGAATCGCTTGAATGCAGTGCACGAGTAACAGCGACGGACAGAACTACAACATAGAATACTCAcctaagaaattaatattttgtatataagtacATTAGCACTAGCTGATTTGTTAACATTGAATCTGTGGAATTTGTTAAGTATTTGGGACCCATCTTTAAAAAGTACCTACTCAGTCTCCAAACGATAACGCTTTCAAGGCCAAAGGTAATTGTTTATTTCTATTGGTAAATGTCGGTATTAACAATCTTTGGAATCTTTTATCTACTATATAATGTTACTCAACTCAGCTAgtcaaagaataataataatggccaaaaaaaatagtaaaaaagttatcataaattaaaacaaatcttatTCAGGGAGAAATGTTCGAATCTGATACTCATCATATCGTCACAAGCATTTTGCATGACgtatcaacaaaatatattctaaacatACAtaagtctaaattaaaattttccttgCAGAAGTTGAAATAATATACGGGGGCGGTTATCCGAAACTTATGTACTGCGGTTTCCTATACAGACCGCACAATGCGTATCGTCAGAGGAGACTGCAACTGTGGTACTGCAAGTACAGGAACACGAGGCAGTGCAGAGCTATCGTGCGAACTATGGACGGAAAAATAGTTAAGAACGAAGAGGGTCTGTACCATACTTGCATCTACCATAACCGACGGAGGCAGTAGCGGTGTAATACTGGTGTAGAGGATTTCGTAGATCGAAATGAAGTCTTGCCAGAATTAATTTCGTTTTAGAAGTTTCTTAGAGAATCCCAACGGAATGGAAACCTGAAATGCTATATTGTCACAcacaatgtaatttaaattagttacgaTTTTTAGATAACACGagaaatctttaataattatttaactcgtCTAAAAttgccatttttaaatatttcgaatattttagttattattatcgttaaatagattattatttgagatttatatagttatattctAGTCCGATTTATTAAAGTTCGTATAAGTATACATAGattgtatacataatatctGAACGTTGAACATATAGGTTATATGATCGTCCATTTACAACGTATTTTGTTCCTATCAATATTCGCAATAAGACAATGCAATAGATTTtctaatgattaattttaagagTAGGTAGATACAGtctggtaaatatatatatataactaaacattcccgggttaaaatttatttgcaagGAATTATTCAACACGTATCACATCACGCAATTCCACTAATGTCAAATGTATTCGAAAATCGAATTCTATTTgtgatttacttttttaataatgtcaagATTAATGATAAAgggaagaaataaaaaacattaaataacttataatatttattgtaaatatttttaatataaaattacatatcatTTAATCTATAACATACAGAAACGACagttatctaaatatttatcttaaactcTAACACGAAGGCACTTATATCCTCGATCGTTAGGCACGGTGTGAAATGGAGGAATGGTCTCAGTTTGGCACGATTTAATACAAAATGCCAGAAAAATTACCCTtcaacattgtaaaaatatttcaaaagtgtttataaaaaaattaatattgtgaaaaagtcatataaaattatcgCAACGGCGttctttgattataataatattaattgaaattttgtaaatagggataatattccttaaatattttaaattgtttagtaAGTCTTTGGAAGTAGATCCGATGTTAGAAATGATTGTGTTCCAAGAAAGATCTAACGATGACGCTGTTGTGGGTGGTGAGGCTCGCTCTGCAGCCCAGTTGGATGCGTTTGTTGCAGGTCCACCTTATCTTCTTCTTATAGCATTCGTGCTTGATAAACTTATGATCACCGACGTGTACGACAAGATGACCCCGATTGGAGAGACCAAAGCGAACTGTAAAGATA encodes:
- the LOC125067499 gene encoding uncharacterized protein LOC125067499, whose protein sequence is MYTRKALGIEKHRRYDPKRERIMSVQSGPASEKRQVLDSRALLSENNHVNVITTETSDAVIDNGSDDDVIEVVRDEAPIEILSDGEEMEIEKSKQANVSFSQHFNFAAPNTPAETTLDERELSEQEDPLKSNFCEIENTFTMSAHETNAVPVITRTASLEDLAKADDKSNHDSSGENCFINVTDVGNSSENEAEQLKQKVQQDLNLNLEKDQSLNINVSDVPIDNSLANTMTSDSERMQ